From a single Coturnix japonica isolate 7356 chromosome 25, Coturnix japonica 2.1, whole genome shotgun sequence genomic region:
- the PBXIP1 gene encoding pre-B-cell leukemia transcription factor-interacting protein 1, with translation MDVMSHDATDMEQEAMPDNGSDSPQKPPLDAHSMQSMSVLLDRLAKENQDIRLMQAELQAHKEELQALLQQSEGAAAAAGAQQQSLAKENAELRAALQREAEALRAARADLQRLQARGGPIDPQTHKEQPHGPSAAVHGEGARQHGMLASVRHELAAALQRARGAGGLEGVMEELKVLEERLNRELGGAEGAEGHWKKGFKAEKKDRGWHKRDGHRERGKAHGHGKEPYGKEPYRKEPYSKEPHGKEPYSKEPYSKEPHGKEPHGKEPYKEPYSKEPHGKEHRPHREHREGKAGGKWPRSPRELPPLSHPRPPHGCSGVTDCAHKEGREALGAALEPVKKTQFLQLLEGFMGRLGWGGHFGGVAERLDGAFGADGVFAHDRRRFVDFVEEVEEMLEDVARRERSDEEAADGFEEFVLRHYAG, from the exons ATGGATGTGATGAGCCACGATGCAACAGACATGGAGCAGGAAGCAATGCCTGACAACGGCAGC GACTCCCCACAGAAGCCCCCCCTGGATGCTCACAGCATGCAGTCCATGAGCGTGCTGCTGGACCGCCTGGCCAAGGAGAACCAGGACATCCGTCTAATGcaagctgagctgcag GCCCACAAGGAAGAGCTGCAGGCGCTGCTGCAACAAAGCgaaggtgcagcagcagcagccggggCTCAGCAGCAGAGTCTGGCCAAGGAGAACGCCGAGCTCCGTGCAGCGCTGCAGCGTGAGGCCGAGGCACTGCGGGCTGCACGTGCTGACCTGCAACGCCTGCAGGCCCGGGGgggtcccattgacccccagACCCATAAGGAGCAGCCCCACggtcccagtgctgcagtgcatgggGAGGGGGCCCGGCAACATGGGATGTTGGCATCAGTGAGGCATGAGCTggcagctgccctgcagaggGCACGGGGTgcaggggggctggagggggTGATGGAGGAACTGAAGGTGCTGGAGGAGCGTCTGAACCGGGAGctggggggggctgagggggctgAGGGGCATTGGAAAAAGGGGTTCAAGGCAGAAAAGAAGGACAGGGGGTGGCACAAGAGGGATGGCCACCGTGAGCGGGGCAAAGCTCATGGGCATGGCAAGGAACCCTATGGCAAAGAGCCCTACAGAAAGGAGCCCTATAGCAAGGAGCCCCATGGCAAAGAGCCCTACAGCAAGGAGCCCTATAGCAAGGAGCCCCATGGCAAGGAGCCCCATGGCAAGGAGCCCTACAAGGAGCCCTATAGCAAGGAGCCCCATGGCAAGGAGCACCGGCCCCATAGGGAGCACAGAGAGGGCAAAGCTGGGGGGAAATGGCCCCGTAGCCCCCGGGAGCTGCCCCCCCTCAGCCATCCCCGTCCCCCCCACGGCTGCTCAGGGGTGACCGACTGTGCCCACAAAGAGGGTCGCGAGGCATTGGGGGCTGCACTGGAGCCTGTAAAGAAGACGCagttcctgcagctcctggagggTTTCATGGGGCGGTTGGGCTGGGGGGGGCACTTTGGGGGGGTGGCAGAGAGGTTGGATGGTGCCTTTGGGGCCGATGGGGTTTTTGCCCACGACCGGCGGCGCTTCGTGGACTTtgtggaggaggtggaggagatGCTGGAGGACGTGGCGCGGCGTGAGCGCAGCGATGAGGAGGCGGCCGATGGCTTCGAGGAGTTCGTGCTGCGGCATTATGCTGGGtga